In Hahella sp. KA22, one genomic interval encodes:
- a CDS encoding beta-ketoacyl synthase N-terminal-like domain-containing protein, which translates to MKLRKATRYEQFQWLRYRRNPDDPGLTLKYRFELAGNIEFQVLNEALKVVLLNGFNCLLSFFSERDDALFVGCNRLPDKVLDIVTDKSQWMHSEPIDPAGDKLFRFACFTEDNKVTGLKLEFSHLVFDGECYQPFINTLSDYWRRRERLDDQGREETKISFTQIGETPVNEASVDYWKANLQGARLSQTLPFCFKTPKEKGVYLSVKRTLAINPTLAGKPLLTERPALDEGSAAPIGALLEQRDLTLFQFVVAVTAAVVKLYSATEEHDEERVTIAHTVNCRGEQQAFGCFTNLIPLFVKVNPDQDGAALLNSVKQARQAVRPHQHTPTLQWVEWADPRANHGGRLLNLVVNASDGLVPYAAPALAGCQVKLSERPDTGGQNDLAINFSCDGDQLFLSFDSSSRFMARETLTALADNFVKVAAFIAATPERPLRECRLSQPLTPVICGERDESAPHTRILQRVAHAARLYANAPAISDERTSLTYRQTSAAIGRLYSEIMALLEAPANGSTNGSSNVFAAHSSLGVFLERTAALPVAYLSALACQRAFTPMDPLLPDERLSYMMDVANVGVLLVDARTRSRAETLFPGAAIIDVDASLALATTESAIADDRVEQALTTDAPPDATAYVMFTSGSTGRPKGVAISEGNLANFLLSMQASPGFQAGERMLALTPISFDISILELLLPLMCGGELHIVSDQTRVSAELLGEALNQWRADVAQATPSTWRMLQQAGWRAAGELTILCGGEALDKELAQYLLQQTGQLYNMYGPTEATIWASCRRVTDADRIPLGRPVFNSDYYILDAEGDSVPPGMQGELTIAGECVGKGYLNAPSEQAFVTLPNGVRAYKTGDIVHYLSHQDIEYVGRRDSQYKVNGYRVDTGEVSHRLKEFAPDAAVFTVVRHKPEAHLCCFVCAPESSGFDVAAAMQWLQRALPYYMAPKALHRLSCIPLTANGKADVKLLSEAALADLPLITQPLPASSASLEAAPQEPGLQQEIRNLLREKLDVIAPDLDQPLGWLGLNSISYNLLAAAIQQRFGIRFRSYEFYQFNTINEVAGAIRQRQSPERIANSQERRTDRRRDKNQNRNNDDRLAIVGMAATLPGGDDAESFWRALLDRKDCIAAAPADRSLSGYRAGYISSVRRFDARFFSISPLEATRMDPRQRMLLQAAWRALEDAGYAPSQLAGGRIGCYMAATGSDYALLQARDGEKQTPYSLSGHSLSILANRISAFFDWNGPSFTLDTACSGALTALVKACRDLQSQVCDAAMVGGVNLILDAQINEGLDAGRFMSPDSRCATFDASANGYVRGEGVGCFMVKRLQDAQADGDLIHAVIESVAENHGGKANSLTAPNPNAQYRLLLDAYTPELAQRVSYIETHGTGTRLGDPIEVAALKRALQELTDGNTAQTVWLGAVKSNIGHLEPAAGVASVVKVIKAFEHEQLPANLHFQHLNPEIDLSASPFQVLADAIPWRSEHPLTAGVSSFGFGGANAHVVLSAPPRRERRAVSPYDKYLIPVSARTAGALQKQVAALAHFVAERRVELGESGLLDLAFTLSNGREHFEYRHAWLVSGVDELLTQLRSGHVGVHAPRHGQSQNEPSQNNQTLAADEAIAPGNLDDPTCLAQLQSRFLQGLHIDWRRLYEGAGAAKMRLPTYAFDERDYWYTKNQTGQYAKQQAGLAQVTTTAKDGETDYERKR; encoded by the coding sequence ATGAAATTACGTAAGGCAACCCGTTATGAACAGTTTCAGTGGCTGCGCTATCGACGTAACCCTGATGATCCTGGCCTGACACTAAAGTATCGGTTTGAATTAGCCGGAAACATTGAGTTTCAGGTGTTAAATGAAGCTTTAAAAGTAGTGCTTTTAAATGGATTTAACTGCCTGTTAAGTTTCTTTTCAGAAAGAGATGATGCGCTCTTTGTCGGCTGTAATAGATTGCCCGATAAAGTGCTGGATATCGTTACCGATAAGTCGCAATGGATGCATTCAGAACCCATTGATCCCGCCGGCGACAAGTTGTTCAGATTTGCTTGTTTTACTGAGGATAATAAGGTCACTGGGCTGAAGTTAGAATTTAGCCATTTGGTCTTTGACGGCGAGTGCTATCAACCCTTTATAAATACATTGTCTGACTATTGGCGTCGTCGGGAGCGCCTGGATGATCAGGGCAGGGAAGAAACGAAAATATCGTTTACGCAAATCGGCGAAACGCCGGTTAATGAAGCGTCCGTTGACTACTGGAAGGCGAACCTGCAAGGCGCGCGACTGTCGCAGACGCTGCCGTTTTGTTTCAAAACCCCGAAAGAGAAAGGCGTGTATCTCTCGGTTAAGCGTACGCTGGCGATCAACCCTACGCTGGCTGGCAAACCTTTGCTGACCGAGAGACCAGCACTGGACGAAGGGAGCGCCGCTCCAATCGGAGCCTTGTTGGAACAGCGCGATCTCACCCTGTTTCAGTTCGTCGTCGCGGTTACCGCCGCAGTTGTAAAACTGTACTCAGCGACGGAAGAGCATGACGAGGAACGCGTCACTATCGCTCATACGGTCAATTGTCGGGGCGAGCAGCAGGCCTTTGGCTGCTTCACCAATCTGATTCCGCTATTCGTCAAGGTTAACCCTGATCAAGACGGCGCGGCATTGCTCAATAGCGTCAAACAGGCGCGACAGGCCGTACGCCCGCATCAACACACGCCCACGCTGCAATGGGTTGAGTGGGCGGACCCGCGCGCTAATCATGGCGGCCGATTGCTTAATCTGGTGGTGAACGCCTCTGATGGACTTGTGCCTTACGCCGCGCCGGCGTTGGCGGGATGCCAAGTGAAGCTGAGCGAACGTCCGGATACTGGAGGCCAGAATGATCTCGCCATCAACTTCAGTTGCGACGGCGATCAACTGTTTTTGTCCTTCGATTCATCCTCCCGTTTTATGGCGAGGGAAACCCTGACGGCGCTGGCGGATAATTTTGTCAAAGTCGCGGCCTTTATCGCCGCAACGCCAGAGCGTCCACTGCGTGAATGCCGCCTCAGCCAGCCTTTGACGCCGGTTATCTGCGGCGAACGTGACGAGTCCGCACCGCATACGCGCATTCTGCAAAGGGTGGCGCATGCCGCCAGACTGTACGCCAATGCGCCCGCCATCAGCGATGAGCGGACGAGCCTGACGTATCGTCAAACCAGCGCCGCCATCGGACGCCTGTATAGCGAAATCATGGCGCTTTTGGAGGCCCCTGCAAATGGCTCTACAAATGGCTCTTCAAATGTCTTTGCGGCGCACAGTAGCCTAGGCGTATTTCTGGAGCGGACGGCGGCGCTGCCGGTAGCTTATCTGAGCGCCCTGGCGTGTCAGCGCGCCTTTACGCCCATGGACCCACTGCTGCCCGATGAACGGCTCAGCTACATGATGGATGTGGCCAATGTCGGCGTCCTCCTGGTGGATGCGCGCACGCGCTCCCGAGCGGAAACGCTGTTTCCCGGCGCCGCGATCATCGACGTCGACGCTTCGCTCGCCCTGGCGACCACAGAGTCCGCCATTGCGGACGACAGGGTTGAACAGGCATTGACGACGGACGCGCCCCCTGACGCCACGGCCTATGTGATGTTCACCTCCGGATCGACAGGCAGACCCAAAGGCGTGGCCATCAGCGAAGGCAATCTGGCGAACTTTCTCTTGTCAATGCAGGCCTCACCGGGCTTTCAGGCTGGCGAGCGGATGTTGGCCCTGACGCCCATCAGTTTCGATATTTCCATCCTTGAGTTGCTATTACCGCTGATGTGCGGCGGTGAGCTGCATATCGTCTCCGATCAGACCCGCGTGAGCGCGGAGCTGTTAGGGGAAGCGCTCAATCAATGGCGGGCGGACGTGGCGCAGGCGACGCCGTCAACCTGGCGTATGTTGCAGCAGGCGGGCTGGCGCGCCGCTGGCGAACTGACCATTCTGTGCGGCGGCGAAGCGTTGGATAAAGAGCTGGCGCAATACCTGCTGCAACAGACCGGACAGTTATACAACATGTACGGGCCCACCGAGGCGACGATCTGGGCCAGCTGCCGCCGGGTGACGGACGCGGACCGGATTCCTCTGGGGCGGCCTGTCTTCAATAGCGACTACTACATTCTGGATGCGGAGGGCGACTCCGTGCCGCCGGGAATGCAGGGCGAACTGACGATCGCGGGCGAATGCGTTGGCAAAGGCTATTTGAACGCGCCCTCAGAGCAGGCTTTTGTCACTTTGCCGAATGGCGTCCGCGCCTATAAAACCGGCGATATCGTGCATTACCTGTCCCATCAGGACATAGAATACGTCGGCCGCCGGGACAGTCAGTACAAAGTAAACGGCTATCGGGTCGACACTGGCGAGGTGAGTCACCGCCTGAAAGAGTTCGCCCCGGACGCCGCCGTTTTCACCGTAGTCAGGCATAAACCGGAAGCGCATCTGTGTTGCTTTGTCTGCGCCCCGGAGAGCAGCGGATTCGACGTTGCAGCCGCGATGCAATGGCTCCAGCGCGCCTTGCCTTATTACATGGCGCCGAAAGCGCTGCATCGCTTGAGCTGTATTCCGTTAACCGCCAACGGCAAAGCGGATGTCAAACTCCTGAGCGAAGCTGCGTTGGCCGACCTACCGCTTATAACGCAGCCGTTACCGGCGTCGTCAGCGTCGTTAGAAGCGGCTCCGCAAGAACCGGGACTGCAGCAGGAGATACGGAATCTACTCCGGGAAAAACTCGATGTCATCGCGCCGGACCTTGATCAGCCTCTTGGGTGGCTGGGTCTGAACTCCATTAGCTACAACCTGCTTGCCGCGGCGATTCAGCAGCGTTTCGGTATCAGGTTTCGCAGCTATGAGTTCTATCAGTTCAACACCATCAACGAGGTGGCCGGGGCTATCCGTCAGCGTCAATCTCCGGAGCGGATCGCCAACTCGCAAGAGCGCCGAACTGATCGTCGCCGTGACAAAAACCAAAACCGAAACAACGATGACAGACTGGCCATCGTCGGGATGGCCGCCACTTTGCCGGGCGGGGACGATGCGGAAAGCTTCTGGCGCGCCTTATTGGATCGTAAGGACTGTATCGCCGCTGCGCCGGCGGACCGCTCTTTGTCGGGCTACCGCGCCGGATATATTTCCTCGGTCAGACGTTTTGACGCGCGCTTTTTCTCTATATCGCCCCTGGAAGCCACCAGAATGGACCCGCGTCAGCGAATGTTGCTGCAGGCCGCCTGGAGAGCGCTGGAGGACGCGGGCTATGCGCCATCTCAATTAGCTGGCGGCCGCATAGGATGCTATATGGCGGCCACCGGCAGCGACTATGCCTTACTGCAGGCTCGCGACGGCGAAAAACAGACGCCGTATTCGCTGTCGGGACATTCGCTGAGCATTCTGGCCAACCGCATTTCCGCCTTTTTTGACTGGAATGGTCCGTCATTTACCTTGGACACGGCTTGCTCCGGAGCGTTGACGGCGCTGGTGAAGGCCTGTCGGGATCTGCAGTCACAGGTCTGCGACGCCGCCATGGTGGGAGGCGTCAACCTGATTCTGGATGCGCAGATTAACGAAGGCCTGGATGCGGGGCGTTTTATGTCCCCGGACAGCCGTTGCGCCACTTTCGACGCCAGCGCCAATGGCTATGTAAGAGGGGAAGGCGTGGGCTGCTTTATGGTCAAGCGCTTGCAGGACGCGCAGGCGGACGGAGACCTCATTCACGCTGTGATTGAAAGCGTGGCGGAGAACCACGGCGGCAAGGCTAATTCGCTGACGGCGCCGAACCCCAACGCCCAGTATCGCCTGCTGCTGGATGCTTACACGCCGGAACTGGCGCAACGGGTCAGCTATATCGAAACTCACGGCACAGGCACCCGCCTGGGCGATCCCATCGAAGTGGCGGCGCTGAAACGCGCCTTACAGGAGTTGACCGACGGCAATACCGCTCAAACGGTCTGGCTTGGCGCGGTTAAATCCAACATCGGCCATCTGGAGCCGGCGGCTGGCGTAGCGTCAGTGGTGAAAGTCATCAAAGCCTTCGAGCACGAACAACTGCCCGCGAATCTGCATTTCCAGCATCTGAACCCGGAGATTGATCTGTCAGCGTCGCCATTTCAGGTGTTGGCGGACGCCATTCCCTGGCGCAGCGAGCACCCGTTGACGGCGGGAGTCAGTTCCTTCGGTTTCGGCGGCGCCAACGCCCACGTAGTTCTTTCCGCGCCCCCGCGGCGGGAGCGCCGTGCAGTGAGTCCGTATGACAAATACCTGATTCCTGTTTCCGCGCGCACCGCCGGCGCGTTGCAGAAACAGGTGGCGGCGCTGGCGCATTTCGTGGCTGAACGCCGCGTGGAGCTAGGGGAGAGCGGATTGCTCGATCTGGCCTTCACGTTGAGCAACGGGCGCGAACATTTCGAGTATCGCCACGCCTGGCTGGTGAGCGGCGTGGATGAATTACTGACGCAACTCCGATCCGGTCATGTTGGCGTGCATGCGCCTCGACACGGCCAATCTCAGAATGAACCAAGCCAGAACAATCAAACGCTGGCCGCAGATGAGGCGATAGCCCCAGGAAACCTTGACGATCCAACCTGTCTGGCGCAGCTGCAATCGCGTTTCCTGCAAGGGCTCCATATTGACTGGCGGCGTCTGTACGAAGGCGCCGGCGCCGCCAAAATGAGGCTGCCGACCTATGCGTTCGACGAACGCGACTATTGGTATACCAAGAATCAGACAGGGCAGTACGCCAAACAGCAAGCAGGATTGGCGCAGGTAACAACAACAGCTAAGGATGGCGAGACAGATTATGAGCGCAAGCGTTAG
- a CDS encoding transcriptional regulator → MLAPNYEDVWYDPKELNASWASIPTTKITESGEMHIGPKFLLAAIRRRIKDEGLSYGYLSEKTGIPLSSIKRHLHNPSLGLDKILMYVGYLNTDLVELTKLANKLQHENELFISDKQSELFLEHPYLLDFINMVTSHNMTPEAVAEKHGLSETSLRFYLRIAEILGYIDDFGDGSFYQSGRRYLLEEGSALDSLFRRRFQEESLSHPVHPGVCVGRIRMTEAQRVQLEDDLYDKLIELNAVNSSNDEGEPTNVLMRCTPGKLTQFSDGLPDIDGQLLKYVSEMFAKA, encoded by the coding sequence TTGCTAGCACCGAATTACGAAGACGTCTGGTATGATCCGAAGGAGTTAAACGCCTCTTGGGCGAGCATCCCAACAACAAAAATCACGGAGTCTGGCGAGATGCATATCGGGCCGAAGTTTTTACTTGCCGCCATTAGAAGAAGAATTAAAGACGAGGGGCTGAGTTACGGCTACTTGTCAGAGAAGACCGGCATTCCGCTGTCAAGCATCAAGCGCCACCTGCATAACCCGTCTCTGGGACTGGATAAGATCCTGATGTATGTCGGCTACCTCAATACCGACCTGGTGGAGCTGACCAAGCTCGCCAATAAGCTGCAGCACGAGAACGAGCTGTTTATTTCCGACAAACAGAGCGAGTTGTTTCTGGAGCACCCCTATCTGCTCGACTTCATCAATATGGTGACTTCTCATAATATGACGCCGGAAGCTGTGGCGGAGAAACATGGGCTCAGCGAGACCAGTCTGCGCTTTTACCTGCGCATCGCCGAGATCCTCGGCTACATCGATGACTTTGGCGACGGCTCCTTTTATCAGTCAGGACGTCGCTATCTGCTGGAGGAAGGCTCCGCCCTGGACAGCCTGTTTCGACGCCGCTTCCAGGAAGAATCCCTGTCCCATCCCGTTCACCCCGGCGTCTGCGTCGGCCGCATCAGAATGACGGAAGCCCAGAGAGTCCAACTCGAAGACGACCTTTACGACAAACTCATCGAACTCAACGCCGTCAACTCCTCCAACGACGAAGGCGAACCCACCAACGTACTCATGCGCTGCACCCCAGGCAAACTAACCCAGTTTTCCGACGGCCTGCCGGATATAGACGGGCAATTGCTGAAGTATGTGTCGGAGATGTTTGCTAAGGCTTAG
- a CDS encoding peptide ABC transporter substrate-binding protein gives MKISKLLMLGAISLISSVCTVSAVAKPYPPGTQLAARQEITLNNGGEVTSVDPAKYAAEPAFNLGRDLFEGLAIQDKTGKTIPGVAESWSVNDDNTVYTFKLRHSQWSNGDPVTAHDFVYSWRRLLDPKTASPYAWFAAMPKIKNSAQIMKGEADPATLGVRAVDDYTFEVTLEQSVPFFLKLITHPVLVPLHESTVEKYGAAWTQPANIVTNGAFTVSEWKVNEKMVLKKNPHYWDADNVVLEKITWLPIGDANVALNRYLAGEIDQALSIPSAQKKQLLKKFPDEVANTSASLGSVYYYMNTVAGPTKDVRVRTALSYAVDRDIMTKAILNNGGVPMYTLVPPQTDGYKPYTPEYATWTQKQRNEKAKQLLTEAGYGKDKPLKLTFTVPTFSNDVKIATAMAGMWKSVLGVQVEIKQLEPKVFYALKDTGDIHRGGWVADYNEASSWLDVFVSSGEFNDSKYSNPRYDQLMQSSKVLSDPSKEYREAETLLINDMAIIPVYRYGNDQYLIKPYIGGYERTNPEASYYRKNVYVKAH, from the coding sequence ATGAAGATAAGCAAACTACTGATGCTGGGCGCTATTTCTCTGATAAGCAGCGTGTGTACGGTAAGCGCAGTGGCGAAGCCCTACCCTCCAGGAACTCAACTCGCAGCCCGACAGGAAATCACGTTGAACAATGGCGGCGAGGTCACGTCTGTCGATCCCGCCAAGTATGCGGCGGAGCCCGCTTTTAATCTGGGTCGCGATCTGTTTGAAGGGCTCGCGATTCAGGACAAGACCGGTAAAACCATTCCCGGAGTGGCGGAGAGCTGGTCGGTCAATGACGACAACACCGTCTACACATTCAAATTACGCCACTCCCAGTGGTCAAACGGCGATCCGGTGACCGCTCACGACTTTGTTTATAGCTGGCGCCGCCTGCTCGATCCCAAAACCGCCTCGCCCTACGCCTGGTTCGCCGCCATGCCGAAAATCAAGAACTCGGCGCAGATTATGAAAGGCGAAGCGGACCCCGCCACCCTGGGCGTGCGCGCGGTGGATGATTACACCTTTGAAGTCACCCTGGAGCAATCCGTTCCTTTCTTTCTCAAGCTTATCACCCATCCGGTATTGGTCCCTCTGCATGAGTCTACCGTTGAGAAATACGGCGCCGCGTGGACGCAGCCGGCGAATATCGTCACCAACGGCGCCTTTACCGTGTCAGAGTGGAAAGTGAACGAAAAAATGGTGCTGAAGAAAAATCCTCATTACTGGGATGCGGATAATGTGGTGCTGGAAAAAATCACCTGGCTGCCCATCGGCGACGCCAATGTGGCCCTGAACCGCTATCTGGCCGGCGAGATCGATCAGGCGCTGTCCATTCCTTCCGCACAGAAGAAACAACTGCTCAAGAAGTTCCCTGATGAAGTGGCCAACACCAGCGCCTCACTGGGTTCCGTTTACTACTATATGAACACCGTCGCCGGCCCCACTAAGGACGTGCGCGTGCGCACCGCGCTGTCCTACGCCGTTGATCGCGACATCATGACCAAGGCGATTCTGAATAACGGCGGCGTGCCTATGTACACCCTGGTGCCGCCGCAGACTGACGGCTACAAGCCTTACACCCCCGAATACGCCACCTGGACGCAAAAGCAACGCAACGAAAAAGCCAAACAACTGCTGACGGAAGCAGGCTATGGGAAAGACAAGCCACTGAAACTGACCTTCACCGTACCCACTTTCTCCAATGACGTGAAGATCGCCACCGCTATGGCGGGGATGTGGAAGAGCGTGCTGGGCGTGCAGGTGGAGATCAAACAACTGGAGCCGAAGGTGTTCTACGCCTTGAAAGACACCGGCGACATTCACCGCGGCGGCTGGGTCGCCGATTACAATGAAGCCTCCTCCTGGCTGGACGTTTTCGTCTCCTCCGGCGAATTCAACGACTCCAAATACAGCAACCCGCGCTACGATCAACTGATGCAATCCTCCAAGGTATTAAGCGATCCCTCCAAGGAATACCGTGAGGCGGAGACCCTGTTGATCAACGATATGGCGATCATCCCGGTGTATCGCTACGGCAATGATCAATACCTGATCAAGCCCTATATCGGCGGCTATGAACGCACCAATCCGGAAGCCTCTTACTACCGCAAAAACGTGTATGTGAAAGCCCATTAA
- a CDS encoding ABC transporter permease subunit: protein MLTTRKLDPQWFSDQVTAPVEAVAGRSLWQDAWMRFRKNRAAMASVYVLLFIVVCIVIGPHVAPFSHDEIDWNVVADPYELGKPSLETGHYFGTDDLGQDLFARTMQGGRLSIMVGFMGALVAVVIGTVWGAISGYVGGLVDSVMMRVIEVLDSVPFMFMVILFVTLFGNNIYLIFIVIGMVSWLNIARVVRGVTFSIKRREFIEAAHSIGVSKLTIVRRHVLPNVLGIVMVYSSLMVPGFIMFESFLSFLGLGVQPPDTSWGILIAEGAKTIDVALWLLMFPSLFLVATLFCFNFIGDGLRDALDPKDR from the coding sequence GTGCTGACAACCAGAAAACTCGATCCGCAATGGTTCTCCGATCAAGTCACCGCCCCTGTTGAAGCGGTGGCGGGACGCAGTCTGTGGCAGGACGCCTGGATGCGTTTCCGCAAGAACCGCGCCGCCATGGCGTCGGTGTACGTGTTGCTGTTTATCGTCGTTTGTATCGTCATCGGGCCCCATGTCGCGCCTTTCAGCCACGATGAAATCGACTGGAACGTGGTGGCCGATCCCTACGAGCTGGGCAAACCCTCCCTGGAAACCGGACATTATTTCGGCACCGACGATCTGGGCCAGGATCTGTTCGCCCGCACCATGCAGGGCGGTCGCCTGTCCATCATGGTGGGTTTTATGGGCGCCCTCGTGGCCGTTGTGATCGGCACCGTCTGGGGCGCTATTTCCGGTTATGTGGGCGGGCTGGTGGACAGCGTCATGATGCGGGTCATCGAAGTGCTGGATTCAGTGCCGTTCATGTTCATGGTGATCCTGTTCGTCACCCTGTTCGGCAACAATATCTATCTCATATTTATCGTCATCGGCATGGTGTCCTGGCTCAACATCGCCCGCGTGGTGCGCGGCGTCACCTTCAGCATCAAGCGGCGCGAGTTTATCGAAGCGGCGCACTCCATCGGCGTGTCCAAACTCACCATCGTGCGTCGTCATGTGCTGCCCAACGTGCTGGGCATTGTGATGGTGTATTCCTCGCTGATGGTTCCGGGCTTCATTATGTTTGAATCCTTCCTGAGTTTTCTGGGACTGGGCGTGCAGCCGCCGGACACCAGTTGGGGAATTCTCATCGCCGAAGGGGCGAAAACCATTGATGTGGCGCTATGGCTGCTGATGTTTCCGTCTCTGTTTCTGGTCGCCACCCTGTTCTGTTTCAACTTCATCGGCGACGGCCTGCGCGACGCCCTTGATCCGAAGGACCGTTAA
- the oppB gene encoding oligopeptide ABC transporter permease OppB gives MLLYILRRLLIAIPTLLFIALVSFWLMHVAPGGPFDMERPMPEIVRANIEAKYHLNEPFFTQFFIYIRDFVQGDLGPSFVYQDFTVTQLVGQSWPVSATLGVLSFCISVPVGMLLGTLAAFNRNSKLDYFLMSLSMTGVVIPAFVLAPVLVTIFAIQLDWLPAGGWEGGKAAFLILPVLSLAIGSVASIARVMRGAMIETLNQPYIRTAIAKGLSTPYLLFHHALRPSLIPVVAMLGPAFVAVVTGSVIIDIFFGTGGMGQHFVSGALNRDYGLVMGITLIVASLTIFFNLVVDLLYTVIDPRIRI, from the coding sequence ATGTTGTTATACATTCTGCGTCGCCTGCTGATCGCCATTCCGACGCTGCTGTTCATCGCCCTGGTGTCGTTCTGGCTGATGCACGTCGCGCCCGGCGGCCCCTTCGACATGGAGCGCCCCATGCCGGAAATCGTGCGCGCCAATATCGAAGCCAAGTATCACCTGAACGAGCCGTTTTTCACCCAGTTTTTCATCTATATTCGCGACTTCGTACAAGGCGATCTGGGACCCAGTTTTGTGTATCAGGACTTCACCGTGACGCAACTGGTGGGCCAGTCCTGGCCGGTGTCGGCGACGCTGGGCGTGTTGTCCTTCTGTATTTCCGTGCCGGTGGGCATGCTGCTGGGAACTCTGGCGGCGTTCAATCGCAACAGCAAGCTCGACTACTTTCTGATGTCATTGTCCATGACCGGGGTGGTAATTCCCGCCTTTGTACTGGCGCCGGTGCTGGTCACTATCTTCGCCATTCAGCTGGACTGGCTGCCCGCCGGCGGCTGGGAAGGCGGCAAAGCGGCCTTTCTGATTCTGCCCGTATTGAGCCTCGCTATCGGTTCCGTCGCCAGCATCGCCCGGGTCATGCGCGGCGCCATGATTGAGACGCTGAACCAGCCTTATATCCGCACCGCCATCGCCAAAGGCCTCTCCACACCCTATCTGCTGTTTCATCACGCCTTGCGGCCCTCGTTGATTCCCGTGGTGGCGATGCTGGGTCCCGCGTTTGTCGCGGTGGTTACCGGATCAGTGATTATCGACATCTTCTTCGGCACCGGCGGCATGGGACAGCACTTTGTCTCCGGCGCGCTGAACCGGGACTACGGACTGGTAATGGGCATCACCCTGATCGTGGCCTCGCTGACCATCTTTTTCAATCTGGTGGTGGACCTGCTGTACACCGTCATCGACCCGCGCATTCGCATTTAG
- a CDS encoding polyketide synthase dehydratase domain-containing protein, giving the protein MSASVRARDSFFDTEGQWRSLPAGDGFRVSLRDDHPYFSHHRVRGWKVLPGVVYLELALSAIAKARPDFKTGFIDDVVWLRPVLAGAPVTDIDVQLTPISPTRIEFRIEHAGETCGGGVLNAQTVTGRADPLATPLCVRSQVGAETRDHFPRSEVYAAFADMGIVYGPYFQRISYVQRLSNKALSWLSNNDGVFLGWASLLDCAFQAGMAISIGERRESLMPYSLGRLTLHRALPDQALGSAFVLTEKLSPFRTNLTIFDEAYTPLLSVFDLGVKPSHLQ; this is encoded by the coding sequence ATGAGCGCAAGCGTTAGAGCCAGAGACTCTTTTTTCGATACCGAAGGGCAATGGCGCAGCCTGCCAGCCGGCGATGGATTTCGCGTCAGCCTGAGAGACGATCACCCTTACTTTTCGCACCATCGCGTGCGCGGCTGGAAAGTCCTGCCCGGCGTGGTGTATCTGGAGCTGGCCCTGAGCGCCATCGCCAAGGCGCGGCCGGACTTCAAAACCGGATTTATCGATGACGTGGTCTGGTTGCGTCCCGTTCTTGCGGGTGCGCCAGTGACGGACATCGACGTGCAATTGACGCCGATAAGCCCCACGCGCATTGAGTTCCGCATAGAGCATGCGGGGGAGACGTGCGGCGGCGGCGTTTTGAACGCGCAAACAGTCACCGGGCGCGCTGATCCATTGGCGACGCCCTTGTGCGTGCGCAGCCAGGTCGGTGCGGAAACCCGGGATCACTTTCCGCGAAGCGAGGTCTACGCCGCCTTCGCCGACATGGGGATCGTCTACGGCCCTTACTTTCAGCGCATCAGCTACGTGCAACGCCTCTCCAACAAAGCGTTGTCCTGGCTCAGCAACAACGACGGCGTTTTTCTGGGCTGGGCCAGCCTGCTGGACTGCGCGTTTCAGGCGGGCATGGCGATTTCCATCGGCGAGCGCAGGGAAAGTCTGATGCCGTATTCCCTGGGCCGACTGACCTTACATCGAGCGCTGCCCGATCAGGCCCTGGGCAGCGCCTTTGTGCTGACGGAGAAGCTGTCTCCGTTTCGCACCAACCTCACCATTTTTGACGAAGCCTACACCCCCTTGCTGTCTGTTTTTGACCTGGGCGTCAAACCATCACATTTACAATAA